In Thiomonas arsenitoxydans, the genomic stretch CAACCAGAAGCGGGGTCCGTGTTTGGGTTCTTGTTGCACAGTTCCTCCCGGGTTGATAAAGAGGTGCAGCCTATCGTAGGGCGATGCTGAAAGGCATCGCTTGGGTGGAAACTTGGCCCCTCGCCTTCCGAATCTTGATGCCCCTCAGCCCAAGGCGCATCGCCGAATTGTAAAGTTTCATCCTGAAAACTATATTTGGGCCACCTGCCCAACTATCGTCAACCCAGCCCGTATGGAACTGAACTTTTTTTCGGCGACAAACGCCCACAAAGCGTGGAAGAAGCGGTTGCACGATTGTGTCAGCGGCGCTTGCTCCACGCTCGACCCGGACACCATCGCGCTGGACAACCGCTGCGATCTGGGCAAGTGGCTCTATCGCATTCTCGAAAGCCGTCCGGCGCTGAGTACCGACACGCAGCGCTTGTTCACACGGCTGTTCGAAGAACACGCCGCATTTCATCGCGTGGCCGCCGATGTCGCCCGCCAGGCTTTGGCCAATCAACGACAAGAGGCGCTGCAGCAATTGCAAGGCGGAGGCGAGTACGCCCGCATTTCCAATCAAGTCATCGGCACCTTGGGCGAGCTTTATCTCAAACGCAGGGAATTCGGCATGGATTGAACCCGGATGATCCACCCCGGCCTGTGGCGACCCTGATGACAAACGCTACAGGCGCACCCGCGCCGTCATCCCTTGTCCCCACAGAGCATCCGGGTTGAAACATCCAGAGCAAAACGCGCGCCGGGCTGCACCTGCAGTTTGCGACAATACCGTTCATGACCGCACCCATTGCCAACGACACCTTCCTGCGCGCCCTGCGCCGCCAGCCCACCGACTACACCCCGCTGTGGCTCATGCGCCAGGCCGGGCGCTATCTGCCGGAATACAACGCCACACGCGCCCGCGCCGGGAGTTTTCTCGGC encodes the following:
- a CDS encoding CZB domain-containing protein, producing MELNFFSATNAHKAWKKRLHDCVSGACSTLDPDTIALDNRCDLGKWLYRILESRPALSTDTQRLFTRLFEEHAAFHRVAADVARQALANQRQEALQQLQGGGEYARISNQVIGTLGELYLKRREFGMD